The sequence below is a genomic window from Brachyhypopomus gauderio isolate BG-103 chromosome 20, BGAUD_0.2, whole genome shotgun sequence.
AACTTCCTTCATCAAATAACTTTGCTAGTCATTGTTGTCCTGTTTGCATCGTAAATATTAGCTTGGCTATCTACGTCAGCTCCAGGAGGCTGCAAACCACTTTGCTAACAATCTCAGGTCTTATTTGGATCTGCAGTAACACACAGTGTGATTGAAGAATCCAGAAAGCCCAGACTCCATTAGCATGCGGAATTTGTAGAGGTCAGGCCTTCTAGCACAAAGTAGAAACCACCTGAGCTTGAGTAGGCGTAGATCTAAAGGGACAAAAGTGGAGCAGCCCATTGTCAGGACTAATCGTTGCCATTGTTCTTGAGTTATTACCAAGCAGCAGCTGCTGATGGCCATGAGACATGAGACAGGTCTCGTTTGGAGGATTTGCCACCGTTTGGGGGTTTCCCACCAGTCTGGCCAAAACCTCTTCGATCCACCATAGTATTTACTGCGTAGTACGGTGGTACGATTTCCAGGATAGTGTACTGCACATGCGCATGGGAGTGTGGGTGCTGTAGAGAGAGTCTGAGAATCTGATTGATGACATTAAGATGCGTTAACTCCTATCCGCTAGCCCACCTGAAGCTCTCCTTCATGTTTGGCTTGGTGAAGATACGTttatttctccctctccttctttcCCACATACACTGTTTTACATCACAGGAGTTGAAGCAAGGCTTTGCTGTAAGTTTATAGTCTCCTTGAGTTTTTAAACATGCTGTCCTTCATTGTGGCAGACATAATAAGTAACAAGAACAATTGGGTATTCAAAATGTGCCGTAGGTTTAGTGtgtgctgtcatttactgtCTAGTTCTTCTCCAATTTTACATTGTTGGGCAAATGGTTGAGTAGCTAAAGCAGATCGTTTACTGACCAGTTGATCTGGAAGACAATTTAATCAATTTACATTTCCTATATTTTTCGTTGAACACATTGCCATGTTTGGATGCAACATCATGTAGTTAACACTGCTTATTTTTTTACTGGCTTGAAAATGCCCCATTCTAACTATACAATGCTCATCAAGTTCGTCCCTAGTATTTCTGATCTTGGGTTATGAATGGCCAAAACACTCACTGACTTAAATTAATACCCACCTCATCTGGGCCCAAAATGTGCTCATTCTCTCACCAGGGCTGCCAGCTTGTATATAGTGACTGGAGTGAAGTTTTCAGTGTAACATGCTTCATTATTATACTGCTTCAAATGCTCAATTGAAAGACAGTTCATAGTGATTAAAATATATAGTCTATGCTGCAGTAAAGATAAAGGGAGGACCTTTATTTGTATTCTGATGTGTAAAGGTGATTACAATATACTGTAGGGCTGCTGTCATACGTACCTGTCTATAGGATCCTGAAAACTGGTGAAATCTCCACCTGACGTACTGGAACTTTTCAAACTGTAAAAGTGATGCCCCTGACATGCTAAAAAAAATAACCAATAACCTCCCAAATAGGCTACCATATGACCCAGATGGATGCCATTATGCAGTTAGTACAAAAATAGTCGCTTCTGAGTGTGTAGTTTGATTGGCCGAGGTGTCTATGCACAGCATGAGAGCTTGAAAAATGACCCCATATTGGGAGTTCCAGGCTAAAACTGTGGCTACCTGGCACCGCAGCCCTCATCCCAATCATCTGAGCACATCTGCCCAGGGTTGTGACTTCATGGAGGAGAAAGCAGAGTTAAGGGTGGGGAGATGGCCTTTTGACGCCGTGATGCTTGTGCGTGTCCAGTTGTTCAGCTTCACTGTGCTTACAGATGGACTGACAGTTTGTACCTGTAAATCTGCGGCTGCATCCTGGCCCCATGAGCTTTCGGTTGTTGTTGGCAGTGCCTTTGGTTAAACCCCTTTACTGCTGAAATGCATTAATCCTTGAGCTTGCTACATGATGAACTTGAGGTTTAGATTACAAATAATTACTCTAACGATTTGTCTAGTGGTACATTTTAGGTCATTTTCGTCTTTGGTCAAACCTATTTTAATGCTATTTTAATGATATTTTAAGTGCATTTGTCTTGGAGCTTGTTACCTGATGAAATTGAAGTTTAAGTTACAGGGACTGGACGTTTCTATCACATGCTTCCAGTGCTATGGCTTTGTTAAGTGTGAACTCAACTCTGCttgtgtttgttctgttttgtaCCAAATCATGACTCGTGCTTTAGTTCAGTGGTGAACAGTGGTACCATGGTGCACTATATGAGCAACATGATATAGCCCCCGCCAGCCCTAGAGTATGGCTCACATCCAGACACACTCTTGTAAATGTGGTTTTAACTTAAAAGTAGTTAACTACCTTGCAATATTGATGCTGCCTCTTGCCAAAGACATAAAAGACAAAAATGCATCTACTTATATGGGTTATAccattttatttttctgttatGCCTAATGTTGTTTACATTTCACATAGTCTACATAGTCCCTTTGTGATGAAATCTTGCATATGTTTCATCAAACCTAGGATTAGCATTACTTAAATGTCTACACTTTACTGGCTTGGGCTCTGAAATGCTCCCCCACCTGTTCAACAGTAAAAACACAGTATGTGTCTGGGAAACTTTAAACTAAAATATAAAACTTACATGTATTTGCCATAATGCCATTTTTAACTGCATTTGCATACTTCAAAGATGTCAGCAGCTGCCCTTGCCTGGGTATGTCCCTGTGGTAGTAGTGGTTTTAAAATAAGCAGACTTGTATCTTGCATCTTGTAAAAAACACATGTATGTACCAATGTACCAACATTATGTTCACTGTATGCCcattaacaataaataaataaaaacgttTTTTTTACATCAGGCCAAAGCTTTTGATTGGGCAATAAGCTTTTCTCATGCAGTCTATGTAATTTAGATTTAGGAGTATTCTGTGAACAATAACTTGAAATGGCACTGTGcagtttgtttctttctttactAACATATTTTAACAGTTTGTAACAAGTGTAGATAAGATATTTTGCTCGTTAAACACAAATGTGTAATTATGTTGACAAAACAGAATCAATTTTCAGAATCAATACAAAGTGTTACGTTTCTATCATTCATTTTACTCCAAAGCCAGACATTATAAACTAATAATGTCACTAGACATCACAAAGTAACAGTCGAATAGTTGTATTAACACCAGCAATTAACGCTAATGTCACGGTTACACAAAATGTTCAAAcataaaaaacataaaatatagGCTAGTTGTCTCATTAGTAAGACACATAGGCCTATATAGGAAGGTTACAACTACAGAAACAATTGAATTCAAGGCAGATCAAATTAACTCCTGATTATTCCTAATGGCTGTCCAGACAGATCATGTAAATGTAGACTCAACTGTCATTGAATTAAAAGGGACTGTTATTTCCTATAGCGAGTATTCTCTCGGCGTAGCATCATCACACCAAATCATGATTCTCCTCTTTATAATTATTGCATTACGTCATAAAGCATGACATACCTTAACCGCGCGCCACTTAAGAAGATGGATTTGCGTCTCATCTATGACGCCGCACAATAGTGAAACGCCCCCCTCGCCACGAGCGCGTTACGTGGAAGGGCTGTTTGTTTGTGATTTGCTGAAGGGCTCTTGGGTGGAGTCTGGGGGATCTGTGGGCGTGCCTGCGTGATGCCAGGGATATATTGCATGGGGCACCTTGCAAAGAGCCGGGTGCTGCTTCATGCTTTGGGGTGAACGGTGCTCCGTGGAAGGACGTGCAAGGAGTGAGCCAGGCAGCTCGCGCTAAACGAAGATAAATTAAAAGCCCCCCCAAAAAATGCCAGCCCAAAATAAAGACCAGGGAGGGTGGAAGAAGTACTTATGGAATTCAGAAACGGGGGAATGTCTCGGACGCACTGGCGGTAGTTGGGGTAGGTATATATTTAATGGCAAGCAgagattatttttttattcacttTCCTAATTTGGTAATCGCTGTTACTTAATCTACGTAATCTATAGGGAGTTGACCGCCTCACGTCATCCCTGAAGGTGCACGCTGTCTCGCGTCTAGTCACGATGCAACCTGTTAGATTTGACTTTGCAGCAAACGTTTCACGGACTTGCACGGTCAGTGGTGATCGAAATTATGCTTAAAGCgttgtgaaaaaaaaagatttaactGAATTCGTGAATGTCGTGCAGGGTTTCTTTATAGACTACATTAACATTTATAGTCTGCGCTGTAGTTTGTCAGCAGCATCACGTGTAACCCCTTCGGTTCACCTCACGCCACAGATTATTCCGTCTGTTATCGGTTTTTCGAGATCTACGGATATAATGATAAATAAACATTGTTAATTTGATCCATTTTGCAAAATTTGCGTTTTGTGCGCTATACAGATAGGGCGAAAAGGCCATCGGAAGGACAGCAAAAGGCTGGTCCAGACTACTGATCACAGTGATGGAGAACAGTTAGACGTGATTTTTAAAAGTGGTCTAAATGCCTAAATTGCTCACAAAACATGAGTTTCTTGGATTATTACATTAGACATAAAAAACGTGACCCCCTTGAATGTTAGCCGTATCGGTTAAGGTAAATCTTTTCAGCCTATTTGGGGAGCGGACACGTCACCTATGTTTTACAAGGAAACAATTGCAAATATACTttatgtcaataaatgtgaatatTATTTATTAGTAAGATGCTCTCCATTGAAAGGGTTAAAAATGCATCATTGTCCAAGGTGGTTCAAGGTCACAGGCCTAGTCTTTTGGGTCTTAGAAATGACATTGCCCGTCTAACGTTTCACAGCATGTTGATCCGAAGCCGACCGAGCCAACAATAGCAGCCTATTGATTATGTTACGTTTGCCACTGGGAGGCAACCATCAAAAGCAAAGGTGGTCCCGTCACTCTCATACCAGTTAATTTCTATGACTGACTGTATAGgtgtgtataaaaatatatatatatttgtgttaattagtattaattattaatatcaAGTAttcgcatatatatatatatatatatatatatatatatatatatatatatatatatatatatatatatatatatatatatatatatatatatatatatatatatatttgccgCAGTTTCTGATTAAGATGCATGGTGTCGATAACTCTTAGGTGGTTCACTGAATGTCAGAAAGAATACAATTGCAGTGATCCACAAGATTCACAAAGAGCAAAGTTCACATTTATCACTTAGTGTAAGCCACTGTATAGTTCTTGCACATGCACTTTCAATCAGGGCACTCTGGTTTTTGTGATAAAGGTTGCTACTTATAGTCATGACCCCTGTGGAGGACATGCTGAGGGCCGCAGACTGCTCTGGCTTGTGTTGCAGTGTTATAAAACTTCTATCCAGCCATAGCATATTATAGAACATCAACAATGTGTATTATAAAAACCCATGCCAGTCTAAAGCaaatcaaacaataaaaaacaatTTGACTATATGTTATGTTATATGTTTTATATTAAAGCTGCGATATTCAAATGACAGAGATGCTAGACAGTTCTGTATTACATCCATTCAAGCTGGCCTGTCATGGGAGGTTATAAATGGTAGTAATAATAGTGATAatcattttaaatagttttccgcTGTTTCTTTTTCGCATCCCAAATAGGCACTTACATTGTTGAAAGGGCAGATTGAAGTGAAAACTGATCATATCATCCACAGATTCAGCGAACAGGCTTTTCTATTGTGTGTCCTGTCAGGCTTCCTAATGGGCTGTCCCTGTGTGTCCTTGCAGCAAAGATCATTTTGTTCTTCATCGTCTTCTACGGCTTCTTAGCTGGGATATTCGTCGGCACCATCCAAGCTCTTCTTCTCACCATAAGCCGTTATAAACCCACCTGGCAAGACAGGATTGTTCCTCCAGGTATACGCGTCCGGCAACTGCTGCTCCCCAGATTTCTCTCCATGTTATCATGCAGGAAAATGGCTGTACGCTCACCACACTGCTGTTACAAAACactgcactcacacaccacaggcTGCAGGTGTTTTAGAAAGAAAGGTGTATGTGTAAATCTCCCTGACGTCCATGCATGGAGCATGACAGGAAGGAGTCATGAGACTGAAAGCTGCAGtggcacggggggggggggggggacacggtTTGTTCCATTACGGGGGTTCCGTCACTTCGTTTGTGGAGATAGTTTCATCCTTTGTGACATCACATCACGTGACATCATCCTATTAGCCGCATTAGCGTCAGGTAGTTCTGCTGTGAGTGACCTCAAGTGCagcattttttgtttgtttgtttgttcgtgACTTCGTTTATTTTGGCTAATGCTATTGTAGCTATTGTGCTACTGTGGGGTAGCTCAATATTAATGTGTTGTCGCTTTAGAGTATTGAGTAATTTTTTTGAATATTGAGTTGCCTATTAATGCTAATGTGTTGTCACCATGGATGTGTGTGCCTGAGAGTTTGGATTCTTTAAGGCAATGTGAATTTGATAAGCGGTTGAATTGAATGCAGCAACACTCTTTGTCCCCAGCACATTTCAAAACATGCGTCCACTGAAAAGAAATCAGCAATTAGACTGAAAAGGAAGAGCTTCACAATAGGTCTTATTGCTGCTTCTGTCCAGCGTTAAACAAAACTATTGGCACTATGGTATAACATGTATTTGTTGTGCaattgttttctgtttattttgaGTAAAAGTCATGTTTTTGGTTTCACAACTGTCGGTTGTGCCGTGTTTATCTTGGCAAGGCAACATATAAGCACAAGCATGTTCTAATTCTTATGTTTAATTTTATTGACTTATTATTGATAGAGGAAACACTAACATTTTCAGAGTAGTGAAAGTGGTGAGGACAAAATACAACTTTTTAGAAAATGGTGGGAGCATGGTGGGGACATGTCCCGAGGATAAGTTGCAGTGGTTGTTAACACTTAAGAAAAaccaatcttttttttttttttggcaataTTTACGTGTTTTATTACTTACTTTATATCATGTCTTTTCTTAGTTGTGTTGTAATTTAATGCTTTTGTGCTAATACGTTTTGCTTGCTTCAGAGTTGCTGCACTATTGTGACTCCGAGTCACTGCAGGGTGGGTAGATACCATACTGGTCATAAGTATGGTAAAGTTTAGTCGAAGTTTAGCCCGTCAGTAACTGATGTGGAACAGAGGTTTTGGTCTTTTGATCCAACAGTGTACAGGGTGTTGGTGCAATGCCTCATGTTTGGTGGCTACAGAGATTTGATGTAGTTTGTTTAATGAAGGATGTACCTGAATGATCACTGCAATCTTCAATGTTGCCCGTATTTAATCCATTCAGGCTCTGTACAGACACACAAAGTCCTCCCTTTGAGTTCCAGGGGAAGGATGTGGTCTGCTGTAAAATTCGTGCTAATATTGCAATCACGTTTTAAACCAAAATCGAAAGACCCACCTACATGAAGCATTGCATAGTGTCAACTTTTATACAGCATCATACGTGCCTTGTGTTTacctgttttggttttttttttcttgaatcTGAAGTTCTAACACACTTAGTCAcagtgtgtctgtttctgtgtctgtctgtccatcagAATGTTTCTGATCATTTCTGATGTTTTTACCTGTTTTGCATTACTGGTGTGTAGGACTCACCCATCACCCTCGTCTAGATAAAACGGAGTTAACCTACACCGTTAATGATGCGGGGACATACAACACCTTCACAGAGAGCATGAGAAATTTCCTGAAAAAGTACAACGATGAAGACCAACGTGACCAGTCTTTATTTGATGACTGTGGAGGTGTGGAACTTGCTATAGATGTTTAACTGTTTTAATTGCTTTATTCACTATTTCTAATCTATATAGTTGCATGCTGTAGACCATCTATGAAAAACCTGTAGACTACCTGTAGGAGGCATTTGTCTGTGTTTGATTTTAATCAGTACTTCAGGCACTGCAAACTGTTGAGGTGTAAACGTGTTTCCGATTCACAGCAACCTATTATTACCATTGACATCCAGATTCACAACCACCTGAAGCTGCCACGTAGTGGATTAAGAAATGGGCTTGTGGTCTGATATAGTTTAATGCTTCATTTTTGTAATCTTTTTTGACCATATAGTGAACACAGACTGAAATTGATCTAGATCCATAGATCTAAATGAAAGGCGATTTTAGCTGGTAGTGCCTTGTCACAGCGAGGACAAAGTGCCTGAATAGTGTTttacttatgtatttatttttggtcATGGCTTGTTTGTCATGTTGTTGACTTGAGCCTTTGCATCCACATGTTCTCAGAGCAACCCGATGTCTATAAGGACAGGGGAGCCCTGGAGTCTGAGATAGGCATTAGAAAGGCCTGTCGATTCTCACGGTCATGGCTCGGCCCCTGCTCGGGCATCGAGGACCAGGAGTTTGGCTTCCCCGACGGGAAACCGTGCCTGATCGTCAAACTCAACAGGATCCTGAATTTCCTACCAAAGGTAGGTCTGAAATGTTACTGAATGTTCCCGTGCAATTTGTACGAGAGCGTTTGGAATGTCTTTGTAAATGTTTGTATTTCATAAGATCATTTATATATTCTGGCAGATACAGGACTCGGTAGAACTGATGTTTAAATCTCCTTCAATTCATAACTTAATTCAGTTTGAATGCATTGCCTAATGCACACTACTCACTGAAGCACGTCTACAGAGACGTTAAATGAGTCAATTAGATGCATTGGCTGCCTTGATTATACATTACAGCAAGGACACACAATGTCCTTTatggaaaaaaaacacttaTTCGAGAACTAATATCTTTCACGTGCTAAATGTGAATGACTTGCAGACCAGGTATCTGTTATGGCCTAAAACTATTAAAAACACAGATACATTTACCACACATTACCACACATTTTATATACTGCATCTATGGCCCATTGGTTTATAAGTGCTGGATTCATTGCTGTACCTGTTTTTCTATACCTGCATCCATACATGTTTTCCAGCCATTACAGTCCAATGACAGTGTTCCAGATGAAGCCCAGCACAAGGTCCAACCCAATATGATTCCTCTCTACTGCACTAATAAGGTAAATATGATGCCTTTGAACCTGATGCACTGGCGaatcacacatcaccatcaacCCACAAAGAAAGCATTCATACATACTAACAACACAAAGCTCAGTTTTCATCCAGACGAATATCATAAAGCTTATCGTAATTGGCTAAACGGTCTCACCCAGTGCTCTTATTTCTCAAACGTTTGTAGAAAGAGGAAGATGCTGGTAAACTGGGAGAGGTGAGATATTTTGGGTTTGGGGGAGGCTTCCCTCTCCAGTATTACCCGTACTACGGTAAGCTTCTGCATGAGCACTACCTACAGCCTCTGGTggccatccagttttttaacATAACCGTGAACTCTGAGATTCGCATCGAATGCAAAGCGTATGGGGAGAACATTGGATACAGCGAAAAGGACCGCTACCAAGGACGTTTTGAGGTTAAAATGAAGATCAACAAGTATTGACCACCGCCACAAGGACACTATTGTTCCTCGCTCACAGTTATAAGACAAACTAAGGACCATTTTCTGACTTGAGATACACTGCACTGGACACGACTTCGCCGTTGGGTCCTCCACCGTTGGTCTCTCGCTGAAAAATATGTATTCATTTGTCAGTATTCAAGTGTCTCATGTCAGAAAGTGACCTTGGATAGAAAATCAAATGGTTTCAAAAACTAGGGTTATCTGTGCCTAATGTTATATGTGTGCTCTAACGCAAGCTTCTCTGCTTCTGTATACACTTAGAATGTACTGCCTGGAGGACTAGCCATAGCATAGACTATgctaaaaaagaaagaaaagtccATTATTTAAGGGGCGTATTCTTTTACTGCAAATGAACAATTCCACTACAAATGTAGTCAGCTCTGTTTCGTCCCTCTATTACTGTATCCGCCTTGTCGTCCTCTTCCATTTTAACACTGCATGGTAGTGGTATATGTAGGTTGTTCTAAGCCAAAACAGATGTGATCTGGCTTTAGTTGTCAGCAGtgcatttatgtatgtattaCTACTCACTGTTAATAAAGACGTGTATTATTTGTTATGGGGGGGGTTATGTTGAGATGTTAACTTTACTTTTTTTAAGGAATTGTAACATTTctgcatttgtttatttttattattttgaattATGTCAATGGAAAAGAATAACGCTTGTTTTTGAATTTTTGTCTTTGAAAGTATGTAGATATTGCCTTTAATCTTAATCTTGTCTTCCCTGAGTTTGAAGTACTGGTACTAAATGTcttatgtttattttaatgttggtttgtttgtttgttgttttggttgTATGG
It includes:
- the atp1b1b gene encoding sodium/potassium-transporting ATPase subunit beta-1b, which gives rise to MPAQNKDQGGWKKYLWNSETGECLGRTGGSWAKIILFFIVFYGFLAGIFVGTIQALLLTISRYKPTWQDRIVPPGLTHHPRLDKTELTYTVNDAGTYNTFTESMRNFLKKYNDEDQRDQSLFDDCGEQPDVYKDRGALESEIGIRKACRFSRSWLGPCSGIEDQEFGFPDGKPCLIVKLNRILNFLPKPLQSNDSVPDEAQHKVQPNMIPLYCTNKKEEDAGKLGEVRYFGFGGGFPLQYYPYYGKLLHEHYLQPLVAIQFFNITVNSEIRIECKAYGENIGYSEKDRYQGRFEVKMKINKY